In Bythopirellula goksoeyrii, a single window of DNA contains:
- a CDS encoding beta strand repeat-containing protein, which yields MALGRKRRARAARARTQKSRSFARPLWIEQLEDRRMLATFIVSSLGDLQLNDDDELETAPGTLRAAIEASNETDEADTIFFNENLTGTIQLQRTQDDFGPLTIEGSVDIVGLGARKLGVNAAAGSRVFIIDADGEDPFSVSIQGLTISGGTATGGDENSQGGAITNNQNLTLTEVVVQDSIATVGGGIYNTGNLTVNRSLIVNNTALTYGGGIQNGADSENGGTTDGPPAVTTINSSTISGNSANTTSGYGGGLFNRDGRMNVNNSTIVDNEAYLGSGIASYGNEPAEDEESDPPPPTIFTTISGSILYFNSNFLEGDPLPIDIDVVGMGEEDDEGNPTDLLPSINIDDLGTAGATGGNNLIFGLGAQVVSSMGDLPAGTDPGLISFEDPITLEIIPALDNYGGSTDSYHPDPLTSPVIDHIDMPGGGQFDQRGRFFVRSFEEGAMIPRRDIGAVEVQIGEFVVDVYDDEFNDGQYSSAQGVTTIGDFSVREALDFSAVNPGIDNITFNVVRDGQVDPTASPAPTILLNNGHLTVNHSVNIIGPDSFVMEIDGNDPSPVFGNGDRVMQIVNGDLSGTTDVLVRNLTLLGGDIAGSGGAIHNSANLTLERSTIRGSRATLDGGAIFHSAGNLNLISSTISGNNSSDDGAALYVDSTSGDVLISNTTISGNTSGDRGAGIFNRGGNTVIQFSTITNNSPGSTRGGGLWNHGGGHVEVFSSIISGNVFNFDVEAAPGNTVEVVSIGYNLVGAGNASFQFSSGTNDIITTNPGLAPLASTGGLTATHALLEQSQAVDGGDPTAVADMNGVPLNDQRGNPFKRIDTVSGIIDIGAYELQGVTFLVDNPGDTDNGNYSMGDVTLREAIKLSNLSAKPDFIEFDVILLGATINAGSLNITDSVEIIGLGSPNLTLVGSGTVFTVNDGNAGSFIDVNISRLGFFNRNIVSSENLSLDDIDIRGNVSSALTHQLGNLRIENSTITGNTTNASGGGINAQNANVAIYSTTLSGNSTSATGSHGGGIFLSNSTMYGYDVILTNNLTFAGAADGAGLYANNSDVELRFSVVSGNITSGANSDGAGIFGKNSDISLSYYSALALNTTFGTSSKGGAVYINGGSFTVSDNTNVILNKTLGQFSSGGVIASIGGDVTIMETNVSQNSTSGADAHGGAIYIQNGSLHVEDSAIFDNNTTGLRSDGGAIYSNTNLVDKQTTILNSTISGNSTQDRGGGIYNADGLTSIRHSTISNNSAPYFGFGAGVGSFGNTSTTRTDVRSSIIAGNISVLGGGLSSDVDRINGNFSDSFNSLGYNLIGNGITGAFSALSNDQFGIADPGLEPLGTSGNSTQFHALKTTSLAINRGNPADVAGVNGVPEFDQIGQARVQNGRIDIGAYESDFTPALAGDFNGDGIVSGRDFLMWQRGLSPNPLSSTDLTNWQDNYGNSAPTIVAALQVEEQEPESTLVSASISEVPVALSPLASPDVDDSPSTPTTSRSVQLGWGLPAMFVTEPEAASRAAIEPEALNAALNESAVVESPGYGTITENDFGDIAVSRGEEADSEEFAAADEVFDLIGSGAF from the coding sequence ATGGCTCTAGGAAGAAAACGCCGGGCTCGCGCTGCGCGAGCCCGTACTCAAAAGTCTCGATCTTTTGCGCGACCGTTGTGGATCGAGCAGCTTGAAGACAGGCGGATGTTGGCTACCTTCATCGTCAGTAGTCTCGGCGACTTGCAGTTAAACGATGACGATGAACTGGAAACTGCCCCTGGGACGTTAAGGGCAGCCATCGAGGCTTCCAACGAGACCGACGAAGCAGATACGATCTTTTTTAATGAGAATCTCACAGGCACGATCCAATTGCAACGGACTCAGGATGATTTTGGGCCACTGACGATTGAGGGTTCTGTCGACATTGTTGGACTCGGCGCCAGAAAGCTTGGGGTGAACGCTGCTGCGGGGAGTCGAGTCTTTATCATTGACGCCGACGGTGAGGATCCATTTAGTGTTTCAATTCAGGGACTTACCATCTCTGGAGGTACCGCAACCGGCGGAGATGAAAACAGCCAAGGTGGGGCAATTACCAACAATCAGAATCTCACTTTGACTGAAGTCGTTGTCCAGGACAGCATTGCCACTGTGGGGGGCGGCATCTACAACACGGGCAATTTGACTGTCAATCGCAGTCTGATCGTCAACAACACTGCGTTAACTTATGGTGGCGGTATCCAGAACGGTGCCGACAGCGAGAATGGTGGCACGACTGACGGGCCGCCAGCAGTTACGACAATCAACAGCTCTACGATTTCCGGAAATTCCGCAAATACTACCTCCGGCTATGGAGGAGGTCTATTCAACCGCGACGGGCGGATGAATGTGAATAACTCGACCATCGTCGACAACGAAGCATACTTGGGTTCGGGAATTGCGAGCTATGGTAACGAGCCCGCCGAAGACGAGGAGAGCGATCCACCACCACCCACGATCTTTACGACGATCTCGGGTTCAATCCTGTACTTCAATTCGAATTTCTTAGAAGGTGATCCGCTTCCTATTGACATCGATGTGGTGGGGATGGGTGAAGAAGACGACGAAGGGAATCCTACCGATCTCTTGCCTTCGATCAACATTGATGACTTGGGAACCGCTGGAGCCACTGGCGGAAACAATTTGATTTTTGGGTTGGGGGCCCAGGTAGTCTCCAGCATGGGGGACCTTCCGGCGGGTACCGATCCCGGGCTGATCTCGTTCGAGGATCCTATCACGCTGGAGATCATTCCCGCCCTAGACAATTACGGTGGTTCGACAGACTCGTATCATCCTGATCCGCTGACCAGTCCTGTGATCGACCATATCGATATGCCGGGGGGTGGGCAATTTGACCAACGGGGCCGATTCTTCGTACGTTCGTTCGAGGAAGGGGCCATGATCCCGCGGCGCGATATTGGAGCTGTCGAAGTTCAGATCGGCGAATTTGTGGTCGATGTCTACGACGATGAATTCAACGATGGACAGTATTCTAGTGCACAAGGGGTCACAACAATCGGCGATTTCTCGGTTCGAGAAGCGCTTGATTTTTCCGCCGTGAATCCGGGTATTGACAATATCACCTTCAACGTCGTCCGTGATGGGCAGGTCGATCCAACCGCAAGTCCTGCGCCAACGATTTTGCTCAACAATGGCCATTTGACTGTCAATCACTCCGTCAACATTATCGGGCCGGACAGTTTCGTAATGGAAATCGACGGCAACGATCCGAGCCCAGTCTTTGGCAACGGCGATCGCGTCATGCAGATAGTCAACGGGGATTTATCAGGAACCACTGATGTGTTGGTTCGCAATCTTACGTTGCTTGGAGGAGACATTGCAGGATCGGGAGGTGCAATTCACAATTCCGCCAACCTCACCCTCGAACGCAGCACCATTCGAGGTAGTCGTGCTACTTTAGACGGAGGCGCAATTTTCCATTCCGCCGGCAATCTGAACTTGATAAGCAGTACGATCTCGGGAAATAACTCCTCCGACGATGGTGCTGCCCTCTACGTTGACTCGACTAGTGGCGATGTTTTGATCTCCAACACAACCATCTCGGGTAATACATCTGGGGATCGTGGGGCGGGGATCTTCAATCGGGGTGGAAACACGGTAATCCAGTTCTCTACGATTACCAATAATTCCCCTGGTTCAACTCGCGGTGGCGGGTTGTGGAATCACGGGGGTGGGCATGTCGAAGTCTTTTCCAGCATTATCTCTGGCAATGTTTTCAACTTCGATGTCGAAGCTGCTCCAGGAAATACCGTGGAGGTGGTCTCGATAGGCTACAACCTTGTCGGCGCTGGGAATGCCTCGTTCCAGTTTTCTTCGGGAACGAATGACATAATCACAACGAATCCTGGGTTGGCTCCGTTGGCTTCTACTGGAGGTCTCACAGCTACACACGCACTGCTTGAACAAAGTCAGGCTGTCGATGGCGGTGATCCAACAGCCGTAGCAGATATGAATGGTGTACCTCTTAACGATCAGCGGGGGAATCCTTTCAAACGAATTGACACGGTCTCTGGCATCATAGACATCGGTGCCTATGAACTGCAGGGTGTCACCTTCCTCGTTGACAACCCTGGCGATACCGACAACGGCAACTATTCCATGGGAGATGTGACACTCCGCGAGGCAATCAAACTCTCTAATCTCAGTGCCAAGCCAGACTTCATCGAATTCGATGTAATTCTATTGGGAGCGACCATCAATGCGGGCTCGCTGAACATCACCGACTCGGTTGAAATCATCGGCCTTGGGTCACCGAATTTGACGCTTGTAGGCTCCGGTACGGTGTTTACCGTCAACGACGGAAATGCTGGCAGTTTCATTGATGTAAATATCAGTAGATTGGGTTTTTTCAACAGGAACATAGTCAGTTCCGAGAATCTGTCGCTCGACGACATTGATATCCGTGGCAACGTAAGCTCGGCACTGACCCATCAACTCGGCAATCTGAGAATTGAGAACAGTACTATTACTGGAAATACAACAAATGCATCGGGTGGTGGCATTAATGCCCAGAATGCGAACGTTGCGATTTACAGTACCACGCTTTCTGGAAATTCGACTAGTGCTACAGGTAGCCATGGTGGCGGTATCTTCCTCTCGAACTCGACCATGTACGGCTATGACGTCATCCTCACGAATAATCTAACCTTTGCAGGGGCAGCCGACGGGGCAGGACTTTACGCCAACAATAGCGATGTTGAACTCAGGTTCTCGGTTGTTAGTGGCAACATTACCAGCGGAGCCAACTCCGATGGTGCGGGTATCTTTGGTAAGAATTCTGACATTTCGCTCAGCTACTATTCGGCACTTGCCTTGAACACCACCTTCGGCACCAGTTCCAAAGGTGGCGCCGTCTACATCAATGGTGGCAGTTTCACTGTTTCCGACAACACGAATGTCATTCTTAACAAGACATTGGGACAGTTTTCCTCAGGCGGTGTGATTGCGAGTATTGGCGGTGACGTGACGATCATGGAAACCAACGTCTCGCAGAATTCAACCAGTGGGGCTGATGCACATGGTGGTGCAATCTACATCCAAAACGGAAGCTTGCATGTAGAAGACAGTGCAATATTCGACAATAATACTACAGGATTGCGATCTGATGGCGGAGCCATTTACAGCAATACGAATCTAGTCGACAAACAGACAACGATTCTCAATTCCACGATCTCGGGCAATTCAACACAGGATCGTGGAGGTGGAATCTACAATGCTGATGGGCTTACATCGATTCGCCACAGCACAATCAGCAATAATTCGGCACCTTACTTCGGTTTCGGTGCCGGCGTAGGCAGTTTCGGCAACACGAGTACCACCCGTACCGATGTGCGTTCTTCCATCATCGCCGGAAACATCTCCGTCCTAGGCGGCGGCTTATCCAGCGATGTTGACCGTATCAACGGTAATTTTAGTGATTCGTTTAATTCACTCGGTTACAACTTGATCGGCAATGGAATCACTGGCGCATTTTCAGCACTCTCCAACGATCAATTCGGCATTGCTGATCCCGGGCTCGAGCCACTCGGAACCTCCGGGAATTCAACTCAGTTTCATGCACTAAAAACCACGAGCCTCGCCATCAACCGAGGCAACCCTGCAGATGTTGCTGGGGTGAACGGGGTTCCCGAGTTCGATCAGATCGGCCAGGCGCGAGTCCAGAACGGCCGGATCGACATTGGTGCCTACGAATCGGATTTCACGCCCGCGTTGGCTGGAGATTTTAACGGTGACGGCATTGTCAGTGGTCGTGATTTTCTCATGTGGCAGCGTGGTCTTTCGCCTAACCCGTTGAGTTCTACGGATCTCACCAATTGGCAAGACAACTACGGAAACAGTGCGCCGACGATAGTAGCTGCCTTACAGGTTGAGGAGCAAGAACCCGAGTCTACCTTGGTAAGTGCTTCGATCAGCGAAGTGCCAGTTGCTCTCTCACCGCTTGCTTCGCCTGATGTTGACGATTCTCCGTCGACCCCCACTACGAGCCGTTCGGTTCAACTCGGTTGGGGCCTGCCTGCAATGTTTGTCACCGAGCCCGAAGCAGCATCCCGAGCTGCAATTGAGCCCGAAGCACTCAATGCCGCCCTGAACGAGTCAGCGGTAGTCGAGTCGCCTGGGTATGGGACAATCACTGAGAATGACTTCGGCGACATCGCAGTTAGCAGAGGCGAGGAAGCAGATTCTGAAGAGTTCGCCGCCGCAGATGAAGTATTCGATCTGATCGGCAGCGGTGCGTTCTGA
- the hflX gene encoding GTPase HflX produces the protein MLVGVYLASDRASVGHDTSDPLEELAGLVETAGAEVVGRITQNRPTPDPASYIGQGKVESLKQFVDAADADVVVFDNDLSPAQIRNLEETLGVKVLDRTEIILDIFSARAQTHEARLAVELAQLEYSLPRLKRMWTHLSRMKMGVGMRGPGEKQLETDRRLVEKRINDLRKDLKQIEQRKERAVAARSDRMTVSLVGYTNAGKSTLMNKLTDADVLAEDKLFATLDTRTRRWQLPGWGPVLLSDTVGFIRNLPHNLVASFKATLEETRQADLLIHVADASNPAALDQIAAVYEVLQELGIDEKDTLLALNKVDCVTDPLALESLRTRYPQAVLISAATGDGLPRLASAVGDALSKDFLDLEIHLPASDGKTLAFLAKYGEVLSRTYVEDRTVVHCRLPQKYIGPLRGHEDVQIRPYKGGDLSSSISSNGHVDATPQASVDEVA, from the coding sequence ATTTTGGTCGGAGTCTATTTGGCAAGTGACCGCGCATCTGTCGGCCATGACACGAGCGACCCGTTGGAAGAACTAGCGGGGCTGGTCGAAACGGCGGGTGCAGAGGTTGTCGGTCGTATTACTCAGAATCGGCCGACTCCCGATCCGGCCTCCTACATCGGCCAGGGCAAAGTCGAAAGTCTCAAGCAGTTTGTGGATGCAGCGGACGCAGATGTCGTTGTCTTCGACAACGATCTCTCCCCGGCCCAAATTCGCAATCTCGAAGAAACGCTCGGCGTAAAGGTCCTCGACCGCACCGAGATCATCCTCGATATCTTTTCTGCACGAGCCCAGACTCATGAAGCACGGTTGGCGGTGGAGCTAGCTCAGCTTGAGTATTCACTGCCCCGACTGAAACGAATGTGGACTCACCTGTCGCGTATGAAAATGGGTGTCGGCATGCGTGGTCCGGGTGAAAAGCAGTTGGAGACAGACCGTCGGTTAGTCGAAAAGCGAATTAACGACCTCCGCAAGGATCTCAAGCAAATCGAGCAACGCAAGGAACGGGCAGTCGCTGCACGCAGCGATCGTATGACGGTCTCGCTGGTCGGCTATACCAACGCCGGCAAAAGCACCCTCATGAACAAGCTGACCGACGCGGATGTGCTGGCTGAGGACAAGCTGTTTGCCACGCTCGACACGCGTACCCGCCGATGGCAATTGCCAGGTTGGGGACCTGTTCTCTTGAGTGACACCGTCGGATTTATCCGCAATCTGCCTCATAACCTAGTTGCCAGTTTTAAGGCGACCCTCGAAGAAACCCGTCAGGCGGATCTCTTGATTCACGTTGCCGATGCCAGTAATCCGGCGGCACTCGACCAAATTGCTGCTGTTTATGAGGTTCTGCAGGAGCTTGGTATCGATGAGAAAGATACGCTCCTGGCATTGAATAAAGTCGATTGCGTAACGGATCCTCTGGCGCTGGAATCACTCCGAACGCGATATCCCCAAGCGGTATTGATCAGTGCTGCCACGGGAGATGGGCTCCCTCGGCTGGCGAGTGCCGTCGGGGATGCTCTTAGCAAGGACTTTCTTGACCTCGAGATTCATCTTCCAGCCAGCGATGGGAAAACGCTCGCGTTTTTGGCCAAGTATGGCGAAGTGCTCAGCCGAACCTATGTCGAAGATCGCACTGTCGTACATTGCCGGTTGCCACAAAAGTATATTGGGCCGCTGCGGGGACACGAAGACGTGCAAATCCGGCCCTACAAGGGTGGTGATCTATCTTCCTCGATCTCTTCTAACGGTCACGTGGACGCGACTCCCCAGGCCAGTGTTGACGAAGTGGCTTAA
- a CDS encoding SDR family NAD(P)-dependent oxidoreductase, translating to MAQRVLENRRILLTGASRGIGRELALELARQHTRLLIVARSEQDLSELVTELVSLGAASAESLAGDVTDPEFRASIIEHIGREWRELDMLINNAGVSAHGRFARHDEQVLRQIMEVNFFSATELTRLALPLLANGQDPLIVNVCSILGHRGMPHNSEYSASKFALRGWSEAIRTELHSRGIEVLVVSPGTTDTEFFDHLLTKTDSLPWGKQKGISPEAVARQVRRAMQLRRSEIYPNWRGRLLVAVNRWMPKLVDRVMNRFG from the coding sequence ATGGCTCAACGTGTGCTCGAAAACCGGCGGATCTTGCTCACCGGCGCTTCGCGCGGAATTGGGCGTGAATTGGCTCTGGAATTGGCTCGCCAACATACACGATTGCTGATTGTAGCCCGCAGCGAGCAGGACCTCAGTGAACTTGTCACGGAATTAGTATCCCTAGGGGCCGCATCAGCGGAGTCGTTGGCCGGCGATGTGACCGACCCGGAATTCCGCGCATCAATAATAGAGCACATTGGGCGCGAATGGCGTGAACTCGATATGCTGATCAACAATGCCGGGGTGAGTGCTCACGGTCGATTCGCCCGCCACGATGAGCAAGTCCTACGGCAGATCATGGAAGTCAATTTTTTTTCCGCAACTGAACTAACTCGGTTGGCTCTCCCCCTGCTAGCCAATGGGCAAGACCCCTTGATAGTGAATGTCTGCTCGATCCTGGGGCACCGCGGCATGCCCCACAACAGCGAATACTCAGCCAGCAAGTTCGCCCTGCGCGGGTGGAGTGAGGCGATTCGCACAGAATTGCACAGCCGCGGGATTGAGGTCCTGGTCGTGAGCCCCGGGACGACCGACACCGAATTCTTCGACCACTTGCTCACAAAAACCGATTCGCTACCCTGGGGCAAGCAGAAGGGGATTTCGCCCGAAGCGGTCGCCCGGCAAGTGCGGCGAGCGATGCAACTGCGGCGCTCGGAGATCTATCCCAATTGGCGTGGGCGGCTCCTGGTGGCCGTGAATCGTTGGATGCCCAAACTGGTTGATCGTGTGATGAACCGATTTGGGTAA
- a CDS encoding RluA family pseudouridine synthase produces the protein MNDSLEILYEDGPCLVVNKAAGVLTQAPRGIDSMEVRVKDYYRRQEQKPADANIYLGITHRMDRPTTGALIFARHVRAAQRICAQFADRTVNKIYWAFVEGHVTPDEDTWTDYLHKRHGIPKPEIVTADHPAAKHAILHYRVLWQNDWGTWLEIELETGRTHQIRVQAASRGYPVVGDVDYGSQRPFGPPKEEPRERPIALHARQISFRHPMKDESVSVVAPLSQDWDALELPQELQ, from the coding sequence GTGAATGATTCACTAGAGATTCTCTACGAAGACGGCCCGTGCCTCGTCGTAAACAAGGCTGCCGGAGTGCTCACTCAAGCCCCACGCGGCATCGATAGCATGGAGGTCCGCGTCAAGGATTATTATCGCCGGCAAGAGCAGAAGCCGGCCGACGCGAATATCTATCTCGGTATTACTCATCGCATGGATCGGCCCACAACGGGGGCATTGATTTTTGCTCGCCATGTCCGTGCTGCCCAGCGGATTTGTGCCCAATTCGCTGATCGTACGGTCAACAAAATCTACTGGGCATTTGTTGAAGGGCACGTTACGCCGGATGAGGATACCTGGACCGACTATCTTCACAAGCGGCATGGTATTCCTAAGCCGGAGATCGTCACGGCCGACCACCCAGCAGCCAAGCATGCCATCCTGCACTATCGGGTGCTATGGCAAAACGATTGGGGCACTTGGCTTGAGATCGAATTGGAAACGGGCCGTACACACCAGATTCGAGTGCAAGCGGCCTCACGTGGATACCCAGTCGTTGGGGATGTCGACTACGGCAGCCAGCGCCCTTTTGGCCCACCAAAAGAAGAGCCTCGTGAGCGGCCAATTGCATTGCATGCGAGGCAGATTTCTTTCCGCCACCCCATGAAAGATGAGTCGGTGAGCGTTGTTGCTCCTTTGTCGCAGGATTGGGATGCGTTGGAGCTACCGCAGGAACTCCAATAA
- a CDS encoding glycosyltransferase family 2 protein, whose amino-acid sequence MISIVIPSLNEALSLEQLHAQLALVAEAKGYDLQIVIVDDGSTDNSWQVIEQLAQQDPRVLGIRFRRNFGKAAALSAGFNAAVGEIIITMDADLQDDPAEIPNLIAKLNEGYDVVNGWKQERHDPWHKTGPSKVFNWLVSWMTGVQLHDHNCGLKCFRREVINEVRLYGELHRFVPVLAAARGFRVGEIVVHHRPRTTGKSKYGWLRIPKGLLDLLTVRFITHFNQRPQHWLGMGALTSLMLGILGMGYLAIYWCVSRLPGHTPIHLHETAALYYSLVLLLIGAQLMALGFVAELISALFSRDSDAYSIAAHTEPDKQDQQVPPVEVSHSAESPPS is encoded by the coding sequence ATGATTAGCATCGTCATCCCCTCTTTGAACGAAGCTCTCAGTTTGGAGCAACTCCATGCGCAGCTCGCTCTCGTTGCCGAGGCGAAAGGGTATGACCTCCAGATCGTCATTGTGGACGATGGCTCGACGGACAACTCCTGGCAGGTCATCGAACAACTTGCCCAGCAGGACCCTCGTGTCCTGGGGATTCGTTTTCGCAGAAATTTCGGCAAGGCGGCCGCGCTCAGTGCCGGGTTCAATGCTGCCGTGGGAGAGATTATTATCACCATGGATGCCGACCTTCAGGATGATCCGGCTGAGATCCCCAACCTGATCGCTAAATTGAACGAAGGTTATGATGTGGTCAACGGTTGGAAACAAGAGCGGCATGATCCCTGGCACAAGACCGGCCCTTCGAAAGTGTTCAACTGGTTGGTGAGTTGGATGACCGGCGTACAGCTCCATGATCATAATTGCGGGCTGAAGTGTTTTCGCCGAGAGGTGATCAACGAAGTCCGACTCTACGGAGAGCTGCATCGGTTTGTCCCAGTGCTGGCCGCCGCACGGGGTTTTCGCGTGGGGGAAATCGTGGTCCACCACCGACCACGTACGACGGGCAAATCCAAATATGGTTGGCTCCGAATTCCCAAGGGGCTTTTGGATCTTCTGACCGTGCGATTCATCACGCATTTCAATCAGCGGCCGCAACATTGGTTGGGGATGGGGGCGCTTACGTCGCTAATGCTTGGAATTCTAGGCATGGGGTATCTGGCGATCTATTGGTGCGTGTCGCGTCTTCCGGGGCATACGCCGATCCATTTACACGAAACGGCAGCTCTGTACTATTCACTTGTGCTGCTGCTGATAGGTGCGCAATTAATGGCACTGGGATTCGTAGCCGAATTGATCTCCGCATTATTTTCACGGGACAGCGATGCATATTCGATTGCCGCCCATACGGAACCGGATAAGCAGGACCAGCAAGTCCCTCCGGTTGAAGTAAGCCACTCCGCCGAAAGCCCCCCTTCATGA
- a CDS encoding AI-2E family transporter, with protein MPRVVSFIVLIAIILLIGLKFFQVMILFIVPLFMAAVLVVVFKPLHLWITDRVKGRTNLAAVLSTLAIVLIVLLPTVGLTVRAVSEGAELFANLGAEQAALLQGKELPPELPLKEGDVIEAEKKSLTLFITELVSETNSLLKRFHIPYNLEAPVVEKEIENSLRQMATPLAVGGFRILINTLIGLAILIITTYYLFADGPAMAAGLMRLSPLDDQYEQELLDKFSEISRSVVLATLASAFAQGLLAGIGFYFAGADKVFFLTGLTMFLALIPFVGAAAVWVPVCAWLHFHDNHTTAAVVLAIYCAGVVSMVDNIIKPYILHGHANLHPLLALLSVIGGVQVLGPIGILVGPMLVAFLQALLNMLNKELGQMGNKPVVALQEAMTPSASPPTKKQ; from the coding sequence GTGCCTCGCGTTGTTTCGTTCATTGTCCTGATCGCGATTATTCTCTTGATCGGCTTGAAGTTTTTTCAAGTGATGATCTTGTTCATTGTTCCATTGTTTATGGCAGCAGTGCTGGTGGTTGTCTTCAAGCCACTACACCTCTGGATCACTGACCGGGTCAAAGGCCGCACGAATCTGGCAGCGGTACTCTCGACGCTTGCGATTGTCTTAATTGTTCTCCTGCCAACCGTTGGCCTAACCGTGCGTGCCGTCTCCGAAGGAGCGGAGTTGTTTGCAAACCTTGGTGCTGAACAGGCTGCATTACTGCAGGGCAAGGAGTTGCCCCCAGAGCTGCCCCTCAAGGAAGGGGATGTGATTGAGGCTGAGAAGAAATCTCTTACTCTGTTCATCACCGAATTAGTAAGCGAGACGAATTCGCTGCTGAAAAGATTTCATATCCCTTATAACCTAGAAGCCCCTGTCGTCGAAAAGGAAATCGAAAATAGCCTCCGACAAATGGCCACGCCGTTGGCTGTAGGAGGATTTCGCATTCTCATCAACACCCTCATCGGCCTCGCCATCCTGATAATCACGACTTACTATCTCTTTGCCGATGGACCGGCCATGGCAGCTGGACTCATGCGACTCTCACCGCTGGATGATCAATACGAACAGGAGTTACTCGATAAATTCAGCGAGATCAGTCGCTCCGTGGTACTGGCTACGCTCGCCTCAGCGTTCGCCCAGGGACTCCTGGCAGGAATAGGGTTCTACTTTGCCGGGGCCGACAAAGTTTTCTTTCTTACGGGACTCACGATGTTCCTGGCATTGATTCCTTTCGTGGGTGCCGCTGCCGTGTGGGTCCCGGTCTGTGCATGGCTCCACTTTCACGACAATCATACGACGGCTGCGGTCGTCCTGGCCATCTATTGCGCCGGTGTTGTTTCGATGGTTGACAATATCATCAAGCCCTACATCCTCCACGGCCACGCCAATCTGCACCCGCTGCTGGCCCTGTTGAGCGTCATTGGCGGAGTTCAGGTTCTCGGCCCTATTGGCATTCTTGTCGGACCTATGCTCGTTGCCTTTTTGCAGGCCCTCTTGAACATGCTTAACAAAGAACTCGGCCAAATGGGCAACAAACCTGTGGTAGCCCTACAAGAAGCCATGACTCCCTCGGCTTCGCCACCCACCAAGAAGCAATAA
- a CDS encoding anti-sigma factor produces MSDTFTDAELSAYLDEDLPQDRMASIEQALRDDSSLTDRLTAIVGGRDAGLHTLGAIWRRERLSCPTREQLGSFLLEILDDSQTDYIRFHLNTIGCRVCNASLDDLRNLHATAEDAAATESRRRKYFQSSAGYLSSDG; encoded by the coding sequence ATGTCCGACACCTTTACCGACGCTGAACTATCTGCCTATCTCGACGAAGATCTGCCTCAGGATCGCATGGCAAGCATCGAGCAGGCGCTACGAGATGACTCGTCCCTGACAGATCGGCTGACAGCCATCGTGGGCGGCCGCGATGCGGGGCTTCACACCTTGGGGGCCATCTGGCGACGTGAACGGCTCAGTTGCCCTACGCGGGAACAGTTGGGTAGTTTCCTGCTCGAAATTCTTGACGATTCGCAGACCGACTACATTCGTTTCCATCTCAACACGATTGGCTGTCGGGTATGCAACGCCAGCCTTGACGATTTGCGAAATCTCCATGCTACGGCAGAAGATGCGGCAGCTACGGAGTCGCGGCGGCGCAAGTATTTTCAGTCGAGTGCGGGGTATCTGAGTAGTGATGGGTAA
- a CDS encoding RNA polymerase sigma factor, whose product MTDSAQPNVLLVEEIRRGKPDAWDQLIAQYEGRLLAFVDSRLRRRAASEDVVQETFIGFLTSLPNYDPQRSLESWLFSIAAHKLTDHLRREGRRPAIPLSTGENSSGNWELVGMARQASSIARSGERHVMEDEAVATGIAEQIEKWQSAGDWQKIQCMELLFVMGWPNKQVAEELDLSEQQVANFKYDFLERLRKIVRSQRLSEDVFPELYA is encoded by the coding sequence ATGACTGATTCCGCTCAGCCCAATGTACTGCTTGTCGAGGAGATTCGCCGGGGGAAGCCCGACGCGTGGGATCAGTTGATTGCCCAGTATGAAGGGCGCCTGCTGGCGTTTGTCGATAGCCGGTTGCGCCGCAGAGCCGCGAGCGAAGATGTCGTGCAGGAAACGTTCATCGGATTCCTGACTAGTCTGCCGAACTATGATCCACAACGCTCGCTGGAAAGTTGGCTCTTCTCGATCGCGGCCCATAAGCTGACAGACCACTTGCGCCGCGAAGGCCGACGCCCGGCGATTCCCCTTTCAACGGGCGAAAACTCCTCCGGCAATTGGGAGTTGGTCGGGATGGCGCGCCAGGCAAGCAGCATTGCCCGCAGCGGGGAGAGGCACGTTATGGAAGACGAAGCGGTTGCCACTGGAATTGCTGAGCAGATCGAAAAGTGGCAATCTGCCGGCGATTGGCAAAAAATCCAGTGCATGGAATTGCTGTTCGTCATGGGCTGGCCTAACAAACAAGTGGCAGAGGAATTGGATCTCAGCGAGCAACAGGTTGCCAATTTTAAATATGACTTCCTCGAACGCCTGCGCAAGATCGTTCGCTCCCAGCGTTTGAGCGAAGACGTGTTCCCCGAACTTTATGCTTGA